Proteins co-encoded in one Malus domestica chromosome 09, GDT2T_hap1 genomic window:
- the LOC103443225 gene encoding vacuolar cation/proton exchanger 2-like — protein MVSIDGKTDLESDEEIPFSSSAATSKVEALDFEMIHLRSRADLANSWVSTHMWIRVPRSIYIVLFKAKINVLLPLGPLAILLHYITGKHGWVFFFSLVGIVPLAERIGYVTEQLAFYTGPTVGGLLNATFGNATEMIISIYALKNGMIRVVQQSLLGSILSNMLLVLGCAFFTGGIIHYQKIQVFNKSAALVNSGLLLMAVMGLMFPAVLHFTHSEIHFGKSELSLSRFSSCVMLVAYASYLFFQLRSHRNLYNPIEEEGIRDEDESDEEEAPEITHWEAIGWLAVLTVWVSVLSGYLVDAIQGASDSFNMPVAFISVILLPIVGNAAEHASAIMFAMKDKLDITLGVAIGSSTQISMFVIPFCVVVGWIMGLPMDLNFQLFETATLFITVLVVAFMLQDGTSNYFKGLMLILCYLIVAASFFVHVDPSEDGN, from the exons ATGGTTTCCATAGATGGAAAGACAGACCTTGAGTCTGATGAAGAAATCCCTTTTAGCTCATCAGCAGCCACCAGTAAAGTAGAGGCCTTGGACTTTGAGATGATTCATTTGCGGTCACGGGCAGATTTGGCGAACTCATGGGTTTCAACACATATGTGGATAAGAGTTCCAAGGAGTATTTATATAGTCTTATTTAAAGCAAAGATCAATGTGTTGCTACCCCTTGGTCCGTTGGCAATCTTGCTACATTATATTACTGGAAAGCAT GGATGGGTCTTCTTCTTCAGCTTAGTGGGCATCGTACCTTTAGCAGAGCGTATAGGATATGTGACTGA GCAACTTGCTTTTTACACCGGACCAACAG TTGGGGGTCTGTTAAATGCCACATTTGGAAATGCAACGGAAATGATTATATCAATATATGCATTAAAGAACGGAATGATAAGGGTTGTTCAGCAGTCTTTATTGGGATCAATCTTGTCTAACATGCTCTTAGTGCTCGGATGTGCCTTCTTCACTGGTGGAATCATTCATTACCAAAAAATTCAGGTTTTCAACAAG TCTGCCGCCCTTGTGAATTCCGGATTGCTGTTGATGGCTGTCATGGGGTTAATGTTTCCAGCTGTGCTTCATTTTACGCACTCAGAGATCCACTTTGGGAAGTCAGAGTTGTCTCTTTCAAGATTTAGCAGCTGTGTAATGCTAGTGGCATATGCAAGTTACCTCTTCTTTCAACTTAGAAGTCATCGTAATCTTTATAATCCCATTGAGGAG GAAGGAATCAGGGATGAAGATGAATCCGATGAAGAAGAGGCTCCCGAGATAACTCATTGGGAAGCAATTGGCTGGCTTGCTGTTTTAACCGTCTGGGTGTCCGTTTTGTCTGGATACCTTGTTGATGCTATCCAG GGAGCATCTGACTCATTCAACATGCCTGTGGCATTTATCAGTGTTATACTACTACCAATTGTAGGAAATGCTGCAGAGCATGCAAGTGCTATCATGTTTGCCATGAAGGACAAGCTT GATATCACACTTGGAGTTGCAATTGGATCATCTACACAAATATCCATGTTTGTG ATACCCTTCTGCGTAGTTGTGGGGTGGATCATGGGACTGCCAATGGACTTGAATTTTCAACTGTTCGAAACTGCCACACTTTTTATTACAGTGTTAGTCGTGGCATTTATGTTGCAG GATGGGACGTCAAACTATTTTAAAGGCTTGATGCTTATTCTGTGCTATCTCATAGTTGCAGCCAGTTTTTTTGTGCACGTCGATCCTTCAGAAG ATGGTAATTAA
- the LOC139187773 gene encoding pentatricopeptide repeat-containing protein DOT4, chloroplastic-like, which produces MTATTTPQNLLSISPLPHHENKSKSFRPSNGYIFLKLSSKTPMLSPNSGLSRAQFHVSDSLAAPAITGVADKNAKINKYCEMGNLKSAMEMVSGAQKSELDLEAYCSVMELCAGMMLLQDGKRVHSIICDNGVEANGQLGAKLVFKYVRDEMEMMK; this is translated from the coding sequence ATGACGGCCACAACCACACCGCAAAACTTGTTGTCGATATCTCCTCTTCCTCACCACgaaaacaaatcaaaatctTTCAGACCCTCAAATGGTTACATCTTCCTCAAACTCTCTTCAAAAACCCCTATGTTATCTCCAAATTCGGGCCTTTCTCGTGCCCAGTTTCACGTCTCCGACTCTCTCGCCGCACCCGCCATCACCGGAGTTGCAGACAAGAATGCCAAGATTAACAAGTACTGCGAAATGGGTAATCTGAAATCCGCCATGGAAATGGTGTCGGGGGCTCAAAAATCCGAGCTTGACTTGGAGGCTTACTGCTCCGTTATGGAGCTTTGTGCTGGAATGATGTTGCTCCAAGACGGAAAAAGGGTTCACTCAATTATCTGTGACAATGGTGTGGAAGCTAATGGGCAATTGGGTGCAAAACTTGTGTTTAAGTATGTAAGGGATGAAATGGAAATGATGAAATGA